Proteins found in one Mesorhizobium sp. CAU 1732 genomic segment:
- a CDS encoding MFS transporter, whose translation MSLPPLTPDQLVKPRHFELRIALLFAALYIPAGIHLPYFPLWLAEAGFGPGEIAVILSAPMFLRVLTTPLITAYADKASDRANVLLGLVAVSVMASLGYFLTPAYGVVLGVSLVLAIVWTPHAPLTDSLALSGVRRFGCDYSRMRVWGSAAFFIANFAGGLVLASTGAGSVPVMITAGLALTLAAALFAPRLGRPRLPSPLSAASLQDAGPALFSRRFMLFAVGAGLVAASHALVYSFGSIYWRSIGISEAMVGLLWAWAVVAEVAVFAAFPRLFARSTAGGLLTMAGIAAVIRWTAFPLIWPIGLDVAGFLVAQSLHGFSTGLVLLGVQKMIAETVPDHRFGAAIGVAFFANGFCMAALTLVSGSIYAQMGPDGFYVMALVAGLGLCLVLLARRSAPERRLGR comes from the coding sequence ATGTCGCTGCCGCCGCTTACGCCGGACCAGTTGGTCAAACCGCGTCATTTCGAATTGCGGATCGCGTTGCTGTTCGCGGCGCTCTACATTCCGGCCGGCATCCACCTGCCGTATTTTCCGCTCTGGCTCGCCGAGGCCGGTTTCGGGCCGGGCGAGATCGCGGTGATCCTTTCCGCGCCGATGTTCCTGCGCGTTCTCACCACTCCGCTCATCACGGCCTATGCGGACAAGGCTTCCGATCGCGCCAACGTGCTTCTCGGGCTCGTTGCCGTGTCTGTTATGGCCTCGCTGGGCTACTTCCTGACGCCGGCCTATGGGGTGGTGCTCGGCGTCTCGCTTGTGCTGGCCATCGTCTGGACGCCGCATGCGCCGCTGACCGATTCGCTGGCGCTCTCGGGTGTGCGGCGCTTCGGTTGCGACTATTCGCGGATGCGCGTCTGGGGTTCTGCGGCCTTCTTCATCGCGAATTTCGCCGGCGGGCTCGTGCTGGCCTCGACGGGCGCGGGGTCCGTGCCGGTCATGATCACCGCCGGCCTGGCGCTGACGCTGGCTGCCGCCCTGTTCGCGCCGAGGCTCGGTCGTCCCCGACTGCCGTCACCGCTCTCCGCCGCATCGCTGCAGGATGCCGGCCCGGCGCTGTTTTCGCGTCGCTTCATGCTGTTTGCCGTCGGCGCGGGGCTCGTCGCCGCCAGCCATGCCCTGGTCTACAGCTTCGGCTCTATCTACTGGCGCTCCATCGGTATCTCTGAAGCGATGGTCGGGCTGTTATGGGCCTGGGCCGTTGTCGCCGAGGTCGCGGTTTTTGCCGCGTTTCCGAGACTTTTCGCGCGCTCTACCGCAGGCGGCCTCCTGACCATGGCGGGCATTGCAGCGGTCATTCGCTGGACGGCGTTTCCGCTGATCTGGCCGATCGGCCTCGACGTCGCGGGTTTCCTGGTTGCGCAATCGCTGCACGGCTTTTCGACCGGGCTGGTCCTTCTCGGCGTCCAGAAGATGATCGCAGAGACCGTTCCCGACCACCGCTTCGGCGCGGCGATCGGTGTCGCGTTTTTCGCCAACGGGTTCTGCATGGCCGCCCTGACGCTGGTGTCCGGATCGATCTACGCGCAGATGGGCCCGGATGGCTTCTACGTCATGGCGCTCGTGGCCGGGCTCGGGCTCTGCCTCGTTCTTCTGGCGCGCCGTTCAGCCCCAGAGCGACGGCTCGGGCGGTGA
- a CDS encoding UDP-2,3-diacylglucosamine diphosphatase has protein sequence MSPSLPRKFRTIFISDVHLGSKVAKAEFLIDFLRNHEAEEIYLVGDIIDGWRLRRSWHWPQAHNDVVQKLLRQARKGAKITYVAGNHDEFLRGFQGTHFGGIVVVDRAIHVAADGRRYLVIHGDQFDAIVNDVRWIAYLGDRAYDFAIVINRAIALLRRMTGRPYWSFSSWAKLKVKKAVNFIGNFRTVLTQEAMRSDVQGVICGHIHHAEITDIDDVRYINTGDWTESCTAVVEHFDGRFEILQWTQADGTQLAPARLVPVALDALREEAA, from the coding sequence ATGTCTCCCAGCCTGCCTCGCAAATTCCGAACGATCTTCATCTCCGACGTCCATCTCGGATCGAAGGTCGCCAAGGCGGAATTTCTGATCGATTTTCTGCGCAATCACGAGGCTGAGGAAATCTATCTCGTGGGCGATATCATCGACGGATGGCGTCTGCGTCGGTCCTGGCACTGGCCGCAGGCGCATAACGATGTCGTCCAGAAGCTGCTGCGCCAGGCGCGCAAGGGGGCCAAAATCACCTATGTCGCGGGCAACCACGACGAATTCCTGCGCGGATTCCAGGGCACGCATTTCGGCGGCATCGTCGTTGTGGACAGGGCGATCCATGTCGCGGCGGATGGAAGACGCTATCTGGTGATCCACGGCGATCAGTTCGACGCGATCGTGAACGACGTGCGCTGGATCGCCTATCTGGGCGATCGCGCCTACGATTTCGCCATCGTCATCAACCGTGCGATTGCCCTGCTTCGGCGCATGACGGGGCGACCCTACTGGTCGTTCTCGTCCTGGGCGAAGCTGAAGGTGAAGAAGGCCGTCAATTTCATCGGCAATTTTCGCACCGTCCTGACGCAGGAAGCCATGCGCAGCGACGTGCAGGGCGTGATCTGCGGCCACATCCATCACGCCGAGATCACCGACATCGACGACGTACGCTACATCAACACCGGCGACTGGACGGAAAGCTGCACTGCCGTCGTCGAGCATTTTGACGGGCGGTTCGAAATCCTGCAATGGACGCAGGCGGACGGGACGCAACTTGCCCCAGCGCGCCTCGTTCCTGTTGCTCTCGATGCTCTGCGCGAGGAAGCCGCCTGA
- a CDS encoding DUF2865 domain-containing protein: MLGAVLFAATCTAAQAQSGTKTCRQLEAQLAAVPSGSGGQQAQRFDAAIARQLEQMSKARGQAQQAGCGRAIMGRAVAQCASLNATIERMDRNLADLQQKRRAMGSGNARRDRARILASINANGCREARPPQPVASNQPPAGQVVTNGGGMRSGGLSGNFRTLCVRTCDGYYFPISYSVGPASFGRDAQACAAMCPGTQVELHHHRSPGEESEDMVSAVTGIPYRQMTNAFAYRQPNGAQPGCGCGASASSPTQRGFDVIGGDYSSDNAREREPQMPEPAPAAAPSTASARADPPAPRPETGNRAVRVVGPTFLPAPEAAADPRAPAQPLAP; this comes from the coding sequence ATGCTGGGCGCAGTGTTGTTTGCCGCGACATGCACGGCCGCGCAGGCGCAATCCGGGACGAAGACCTGCCGCCAGCTCGAGGCGCAACTTGCAGCCGTTCCGTCAGGCTCGGGTGGCCAGCAAGCCCAGCGTTTCGACGCAGCGATCGCACGTCAACTGGAGCAGATGAGCAAGGCCCGTGGGCAGGCCCAGCAGGCAGGTTGCGGACGCGCGATCATGGGACGGGCGGTGGCCCAGTGCGCCTCGCTCAATGCCACGATCGAGCGCATGGACCGCAATCTCGCGGATCTGCAGCAAAAGCGCCGCGCGATGGGGAGCGGCAACGCCAGACGAGACCGCGCCCGCATTCTGGCCTCGATCAACGCCAATGGCTGCCGTGAAGCACGGCCGCCGCAACCCGTTGCTTCCAATCAGCCGCCAGCCGGCCAGGTCGTCACCAATGGCGGCGGCATGCGGTCCGGGGGCCTGAGCGGCAATTTTCGCACGCTGTGCGTCCGCACATGCGACGGCTATTATTTTCCGATTTCCTATTCCGTCGGCCCCGCCTCGTTCGGCCGCGATGCCCAGGCCTGCGCCGCAATGTGTCCGGGGACGCAGGTCGAACTGCACCATCACCGCTCACCGGGAGAGGAATCCGAGGACATGGTGTCCGCCGTCACGGGCATACCGTACAGGCAAATGACCAATGCGTTCGCCTACCGCCAACCGAACGGGGCGCAGCCGGGATGCGGATGCGGTGCATCCGCGTCGTCACCGACGCAGCGCGGCTTCGATGTCATCGGCGGCGATTACAGTTCCGACAATGCGCGGGAACGGGAGCCGCAGATGCCGGAACCCGCGCCGGCAGCAGCCCCGTCGACTGCCTCGGCACGCGCCGATCCGCCAGCGCCCCGGCCAGAGACGGGAAATCGCGCCGTCAGGGTCGTCGGGCCAACGTTCCTGCCCGCCCCAGAAGCGGCAGCAGATCCGCGAGCTCCGGCCCAGCCTCTCGCCCCGTAA
- a CDS encoding NADP-dependent malic enzyme — protein sequence MSADSKDLDEGALFYHRYPNPGKLEIQATKPLGNQRDLALAYSPGVAAPCLAIHDDPATAAYYTARANLVAVISNGTAVLGLGNIGALASKPVMEGKAVLFKKFAGIDVFDIEMDTPEIDRMVDTVAALEPTFGGINLEDIKAPECFEIEERLKARMNIPVFHDDQHGTAIIVAAAVLNGIELAGKAIGDVKIVTSGAGAAALACLNLLVSLGASRDNIWVTDRFGVAHVGRVEEMDRWKDPYVKDTNARTLAEVIGGADVFLGLSAAGVLKPELLSEMAEKPLILALANPVPEIMPDLARAARPDAMICTGRSDFPNQVNNVLCFPYIFRGALDVGATAINEEMKMAAVRAIAALAREEPSDVAARAYSSETPIFGPDFLIPSPFDPRLILRIAPAVARAAAESGVATRPIEDMGAYVDRLNRFVFRSGLIMKPVFSAAKNAGAKRVVYADGEDERVLRAAQVALEEEIAKPILIGRPHVIEVRLKRYGLRIRPGVDFEIINPEDDPRYRHYVDLLINLGGRRGVTQEAARTMVRTNNTVIAALAMMRDEADAMICGLEGRFERHLRNVDLIIGRREGVADLSALSMLISQRGVTFFTDTYVTVDPSAHEIAEMTVLAAEEIRRFGLTPKAALLSHSNFGSRDSASALKMREAAGILKRIAPDLEADGEMHGDSALSAALRQRVFPHSTLTDEANLLVFPNLDAANITLTTIKTMTDALHVGPILLGTARPAHILTPSVTSRGVVNMTALAVVEASSKPEETA from the coding sequence ATGAGCGCAGACAGCAAGGATCTCGACGAGGGCGCGCTCTTCTATCACCGGTATCCGAACCCCGGTAAGCTGGAAATCCAGGCGACCAAGCCGCTCGGAAACCAGCGCGATCTGGCGCTCGCCTACTCGCCCGGCGTCGCCGCGCCCTGCCTCGCCATCCACGACGATCCCGCAACCGCCGCCTACTACACGGCGCGCGCCAATCTGGTGGCGGTCATCAGCAACGGCACGGCAGTCCTCGGGCTCGGCAATATCGGCGCGCTCGCATCGAAGCCTGTGATGGAGGGCAAGGCCGTCCTCTTCAAGAAATTCGCCGGCATCGACGTCTTCGACATCGAGATGGACACGCCTGAGATCGACCGCATGGTCGATACGGTGGCAGCGCTCGAACCCACCTTCGGCGGCATCAATCTCGAAGACATCAAGGCCCCGGAATGCTTCGAGATCGAGGAGCGTCTCAAGGCGCGGATGAACATCCCCGTCTTCCATGACGACCAGCATGGAACGGCGATCATCGTAGCAGCCGCCGTGCTCAACGGCATCGAGCTTGCGGGCAAGGCGATCGGCGACGTCAAGATCGTCACCTCCGGCGCTGGCGCGGCGGCACTCGCCTGCCTCAATCTGCTCGTCTCGCTGGGCGCCAGCCGCGACAATATCTGGGTTACCGACCGTTTCGGCGTCGCCCATGTCGGCCGCGTCGAGGAAATGGACCGCTGGAAGGACCCTTACGTCAAGGACACCAACGCCCGCACGCTGGCAGAGGTGATCGGCGGGGCGGACGTGTTTCTGGGACTGTCCGCCGCAGGCGTTCTGAAACCGGAACTCCTGTCCGAAATGGCCGAGAAGCCGCTGATCCTTGCGCTTGCCAACCCGGTTCCCGAGATCATGCCCGACCTTGCGCGCGCCGCACGTCCAGACGCGATGATCTGCACCGGCCGGTCGGATTTTCCGAACCAGGTCAACAACGTCCTCTGCTTCCCCTACATCTTCCGCGGCGCGCTCGACGTCGGCGCAACGGCGATCAACGAGGAAATGAAGATGGCCGCCGTCCGGGCCATCGCCGCACTGGCGCGCGAGGAGCCTTCGGATGTGGCCGCGCGCGCCTATTCGAGCGAGACGCCGATCTTCGGACCGGATTTCCTCATTCCCTCGCCATTCGATCCGCGGCTTATCCTGCGGATCGCGCCGGCAGTCGCGCGGGCAGCCGCCGAAAGCGGCGTCGCCACGCGCCCGATCGAGGACATGGGCGCTTATGTCGACCGGCTGAACCGCTTCGTGTTCCGCTCGGGCCTGATCATGAAGCCGGTGTTCTCGGCGGCCAAGAACGCCGGCGCCAAGCGGGTCGTCTATGCCGATGGCGAGGACGAGCGCGTGCTGCGCGCGGCACAGGTAGCGCTCGAGGAGGAGATCGCCAAGCCGATCCTCATCGGCCGCCCGCACGTCATCGAGGTTCGGCTCAAGCGCTACGGACTGCGCATCCGCCCCGGCGTGGATTTCGAGATCATCAATCCCGAAGACGACCCGCGCTATCGCCACTATGTCGACCTGCTGATCAATCTCGGCGGCCGGCGCGGCGTGACGCAGGAAGCGGCGCGGACGATGGTTCGCACCAACAACACGGTGATCGCCGCCCTCGCGATGATGCGCGACGAGGCGGACGCAATGATCTGCGGCCTTGAAGGACGCTTCGAGCGCCATCTGCGCAATGTCGACCTGATCATCGGCCGGCGCGAGGGTGTCGCCGACCTCTCGGCCCTGTCTATGCTGATCTCCCAGCGCGGCGTCACCTTCTTCACGGACACCTATGTGACGGTCGATCCGTCGGCACACGAGATCGCCGAGATGACGGTGCTTGCCGCCGAGGAAATCCGGCGGTTCGGCCTGACGCCGAAGGCGGCACTCCTGTCCCACTCGAATTTCGGCTCGCGCGATTCGGCGAGCGCGCTCAAGATGCGTGAGGCCGCCGGCATCCTGAAACGCATCGCGCCCGACCTCGAAGCCGACGGCGAGATGCATGGCGACTCGGCGCTGTCGGCGGCCCTTCGCCAGCGGGTCTTTCCGCATTCGACGCTCACCGACGAAGCGAACCTGCTGGTGTTCCCGAACCTCGATGCCGCAAACATCACGCTGACCACCATCAAGACGATGACCGATGCGCTGCATGTCGGACCGATCCTGCTCGGCACCGCGCGGCCGGCGCATATCCTGACGCCGTCCGTGACGTCGCGCGGCGTGGTCAACATGACGGCCCTGGCCGTCGTCGAGGCGAGTTCGAAGCCCGAAGAGACAGCCTAA
- a CDS encoding fumarylacetoacetate hydrolase family protein — protein MKLIRFGAAGSEKPGVVDKAGIIRDVSSVVSDYGPETLSPHLIDALRAVDLASLPAAPDGVRIGAPVSRIGHFIAIGLNYADHAAESGMAIPSEPIVFSKAPSSLCGPNDDVLIPRGSKKLDWEVELAIVIGTRCDYVEEANALDHVLGYAVCNDVSEREYQAERGGQWMKGKSAPTFGPLGPWIVTRDEIPDVQALDMFLDIDGKRAQTGNTSTMIFSAAHIVSYLSEFMVLEPGDVITTGTPPGVGLGMKPQRFLKEGEVMHLGIAGLGEQRQKVVSR, from the coding sequence TTGAAACTCATAAGATTTGGCGCGGCCGGCAGCGAGAAGCCCGGCGTCGTGGACAAGGCCGGAATCATTCGCGATGTGTCCTCTGTCGTTTCCGACTACGGACCGGAGACCCTGTCGCCGCACCTCATCGACGCGCTGCGCGCGGTCGATCTCGCATCGCTGCCCGCAGCACCCGACGGGGTTCGTATCGGCGCGCCGGTCAGCCGCATCGGCCATTTCATCGCGATCGGCCTCAATTATGCCGACCACGCCGCCGAATCGGGCATGGCGATCCCGTCCGAGCCGATCGTGTTCTCGAAGGCTCCGAGCAGCCTGTGCGGCCCGAACGACGACGTTCTGATCCCACGCGGCTCCAAGAAGCTGGATTGGGAAGTCGAACTCGCCATCGTCATCGGCACCCGCTGCGACTATGTCGAGGAAGCGAACGCACTTGACCACGTGCTCGGCTATGCCGTGTGCAACGACGTCTCGGAACGCGAATATCAGGCCGAACGCGGCGGCCAGTGGATGAAGGGCAAGAGCGCGCCCACCTTCGGACCGCTCGGCCCCTGGATCGTGACGCGCGACGAAATCCCCGACGTGCAGGCGCTCGACATGTTCCTCGACATCGACGGAAAGCGTGCCCAGACGGGCAACACGTCGACGATGATCTTCTCGGCCGCGCACATCGTGTCGTATCTCTCGGAATTCATGGTTCTGGAGCCCGGTGACGTGATCACCACCGGTACGCCGCCCGGCGTCGGGCTCGGCATGAAGCCGCAGCGCTTCCTGAAAGAAGGCGAAGTGATGCATCTGGGCATTGCGGGTCTCGGCGAACAGCGCCAGAAGGTCGTTTCACGATAA